GGGGTATATTCGCGGCAGGACGGTCCGGCTTGCAGGATCACAGGGCAATCCTCGGCTTCGGCGGCGGCGACATAGGCACGCATATCCTCCCATCCGAGCGTCACAAGACCGGCGACGGCATAGCCATCACGCAACGCGGGTTGCAAGACCTGAGATAGCGTGGCGAGGGTCATTTGAACTTTGCCACCATGTCCATGATGCCGGGGATCGTGTGCAGTTGTTCGGCATGGGTGGGTTGGAAATACTGTTTCAGACTGCGCTGGCTAAGCCCGCCCAGAATAGTGAAATAGTACATTTCATAACCCGGCAGCACGGCGCAGGGATGATAGCCCTTGTCGATCAGGATCGTCGAGCCTTCCACGATGTGATAGGCGTCGCCCGGCTTGCCATCGTCCCGTTGCAGCATTTGCATCCCCGAGCCGTAATTCGGCCGGAAGCGGAAATTATAGGTCTCGTCGTGGCGAGTCTCAATGATGTTGCCGTTTTCGTCCCGGCGGTCGGTGTCGTGCTTGTGCGAGGGAAAGCCAGACCAGCCGCCTAGACCGACGGTATATAACTCGGACACCAGCAGCCGCCCGACCCTGCCGTGATGTGAGGCGCCAAGGATATGCTTGATCTTGCGGTGTGTTTTTGTGTCATCCGAGCCATATTGCACCACGTCCAATTCATCCGCCCGGACCGAAAAGGGTTCAAGCTTCCGGTCGTATTTCGCGCCGGCGATAAAGGTCTCGGTCGCGTCGGTGGTGCACGTAATGCGGACATTGGCGCCGGTGGGGGCATAGACGCCCTCGGGTTCGCCATCCCAGACATTTTCGGTGCGCTGGCCAATGCCGTCAAAACGCGTGCCGTCTATCTGTACATCGACGGTGCCGGTCGCAGGGACGATGCAGGTCTCATAACCCGGCACCGCATAGTCGAAATGCTGGCCCTTCGTCAGTTTGATGATGTTGAAATAGTTCAGCGGCACCAGTTCGTGATCCGCGTCGACGATCGGCGTATTGGCGTTGTCATATGGGGCGATGTGCATCGGCCTTTCCTTTCAGGTCTCTGTTGGGCCGGGGTGATTGGCCAGAAAATCATCGAGTTGTGCACTGGTGGGCATGGCGGGCGCACAGCCGGGCTGGCTGACAACGATCGAGGCGCAGGCCGAGCCGCGCAGCACCGCCTGACGCAGGGGGCGACCTTCGGCGATAGATGCCAGAAGGCCGGCTAGAAAGCTGTCGCCCGCACCGTTGGGCTTGACCGCTGTCACCGGGTAGATACCGGTCCGGATTTCCTTTCCCTCGGCAAAGGTGATCGCGCCCTGATGGCCCATCTTGTAGATCACAAGCTTGCCGGCCGCTGCCAGATCACGCGCCTTGCACAGGCCTTTGCCCGGACCGCCGGCCATGAAGTCGAACTCTTCGTCATTGCCGACGATAAGATCGCTGTCTTCTCCCGCGCGGGTCAGCACCTCTGCCGCGACCTTGGCCGAGGGCCAGCTGTAAGGGCGATAGTCGATGTCAAAGATCACCGGAAGCCCGGCATCTCGGGCGTTCTGGAAGGCGCGGAAGGTCGAGCTGCGTGA
The sequence above is a segment of the Paracoccus fistulariae genome. Coding sequences within it:
- a CDS encoding 5-deoxy-glucuronate isomerase produces the protein MHIAPYDNANTPIVDADHELVPLNYFNIIKLTKGQHFDYAVPGYETCIVPATGTVDVQIDGTRFDGIGQRTENVWDGEPEGVYAPTGANVRITCTTDATETFIAGAKYDRKLEPFSVRADELDVVQYGSDDTKTHRKIKHILGASHHGRVGRLLVSELYTVGLGGWSGFPSHKHDTDRRDENGNIIETRHDETYNFRFRPNYGSGMQMLQRDDGKPGDAYHIVEGSTILIDKGYHPCAVLPGYEMYYFTILGGLSQRSLKQYFQPTHAEQLHTIPGIMDMVAKFK
- a CDS encoding PfkB family carbohydrate kinase yields the protein MQPLIAAIKRGRFAVFGRAGMDLFADPPGTKAENAQSFRADIGGSSANICVGLCKLGMQAALVTSVSDDTVGRFCINRLRSYGAETGYVKIIGGEYRVSLAVYESTIEDFQLCIYRNNAVDFQVTDADVDRVDYSDFSALITAGTVFAAEPSRSSTFRAFQNARDAGLPVIFDIDYRPYSWPSAKVAAEVLTRAGEDSDLIVGNDEEFDFMAGGPGKGLCKARDLAAAGKLVIYKMGHQGAITFAEGKEIRTGIYPVTAVKPNGAGDSFLAGLLASIAEGRPLRQAVLRGSACASIVVSQPGCAPAMPTSAQLDDFLANHPGPTET